A stretch of Pseudobdellovibrionaceae bacterium DNA encodes these proteins:
- a CDS encoding cupin domain-containing protein: MLITRWQAPNKLSREQAQMILEAEGLESFEETLAPQKKVSEHRHPFTEVRIILQGELLYNIAGNQVLLREGDRIEIPANTRHSHLCQSGETCFSVYAQKIV; this comes from the coding sequence ATGTTGATTACCCGTTGGCAGGCCCCGAACAAACTTTCGCGTGAACAAGCCCAGATGATTCTGGAGGCGGAAGGACTTGAGTCCTTCGAAGAAACCCTCGCCCCGCAAAAGAAGGTGAGCGAGCACCGTCACCCCTTCACCGAGGTCCGCATCATTCTGCAGGGCGAGCTGCTTTACAACATCGCCGGTAATCAAGTGCTTCTACGCGAAGGCGACCGCATCGAGATTCCCGCGAACACCCGCCACTCGCATCTGTGCCAGAGCGGCGAGACCTGCTTTTCGGTCT